From the Mycoplasmatota bacterium genome, one window contains:
- a CDS encoding PAS domain S-box protein: MLFDKINNLPISFYILENERIIDCNLNCVNLFGYDHKEELIGLKPTNLSPYVQDDGKESLIKGSDYIKKAYSEKHVNFSWRHSKKNGDTFLAYINLISMKNIIFVLITNLDEIKVLDTAIKDRDKMYKLLFEENINAVYLVDVKTTQIIDANEAALQFYGYDLETFKNKKFTDISLFEDEEIYKNIELVLTHKRHFFYCKHKLANGEINDIECNCFSTTINGQDYMFIMAHDTTEKMKQNQIINTFITQSPYPIAVLDNTQRVININDKFSDLFLYTKEEVLGENLNNLLTTIEYRDEYKSHMDMVFNTNFVHVKTLRKRKDNSLINVEIVAFPITYNDKIIGAYVHYIDITHKIKANNQLNLFKKILENNNEGIIITDADGHIEWVNHAFTNITGFTLNEIMGNTPRILKSNLQSKEFYKNMWKHILNNNHWHGEIWNKNKKGEIYPEWLNINAIKNNQITTNYVGIFKDLSERKIIDQKMRILAQKDALTGLYNRVYFTENLNRIIQKEKKETSAVLFIDLNRFKDINDSLGHYAGDQFLIELSNRFQKYFNGNNLIARYGGDEFVILLKDCKGKQHITRHAKKILSIINKPFIFEGNYINTSASLGIAIYPKDGTNSDELIQNADIAMYEAKNHLEKKIFYYSPKMRESIDERFKIANLLRSAIENKAYNLMYEPVYDVYTNKVIAADMMIKWTNSQLNAYSKQKYIQVAIQTGLINSIFYSLFDDIAAKLSTLTSFNLPISLNISIEQLEQTQFISHIKETLNKYKLNPSNIEFEFTGYHMKDFSNRINKNFNDLLKMGFNFTLDNFGQDSACLAQIKKYHIRKIKLDKSLIKNIDNDTFNYELIQLYRIVSKEMNILLIAKGVNLEKQVNSIKNLQIDGGQGKYYSKPLTFNQLKKLLNEKS; encoded by the coding sequence ATGTTATTTGATAAAATTAATAATTTACCGATCTCTTTTTATATCCTAGAAAACGAACGGATTATTGACTGTAATTTAAATTGTGTCAATTTATTTGGTTATGATCATAAAGAAGAGCTAATTGGATTAAAACCAACCAATTTATCTCCCTACGTTCAAGATGATGGTAAAGAGTCACTTATAAAAGGGTCGGATTATATCAAAAAAGCTTATTCAGAAAAACATGTTAATTTTTCTTGGCGTCACTCCAAGAAAAATGGTGATACATTTTTAGCTTATATTAACTTAATCAGTATGAAAAATATTATTTTTGTACTTATCACAAATTTAGATGAGATAAAAGTATTAGACACAGCAATAAAAGATAGAGATAAAATGTATAAATTACTATTTGAAGAAAATATAAACGCTGTCTATTTAGTTGATGTGAAAACGACACAAATAATTGATGCTAATGAAGCTGCATTACAATTTTATGGTTATGATTTAGAAACCTTTAAAAATAAAAAATTCACTGATATTTCTTTATTTGAAGACGAAGAAATATATAAAAATATTGAATTGGTTTTAACCCATAAAAGACATTTCTTCTATTGTAAACACAAGTTAGCTAATGGCGAAATAAATGATATTGAATGTAATTGTTTTTCAACCACTATAAATGGACAAGATTATATGTTTATTATGGCTCATGACACAACTGAAAAGATGAAACAAAATCAAATAATAAATACCTTTATCACACAATCACCCTATCCAATCGCTGTATTAGATAATACACAAAGAGTGATAAATATCAATGATAAATTTTCTGATTTATTTTTGTATACAAAAGAAGAAGTTTTAGGAGAAAATTTAAACAATTTATTGACCACTATAGAGTATAGAGATGAATATAAAAGCCATATGGATATGGTTTTTAACACAAACTTTGTTCATGTTAAAACATTACGTAAAAGAAAAGATAATTCCTTAATTAATGTGGAAATTGTAGCCTTCCCAATAACCTATAATGATAAAATTATCGGTGCTTATGTTCATTACATCGATATAACCCATAAAATAAAAGCTAATAATCAATTAAATTTATTTAAAAAAATATTAGAAAACAATAACGAAGGAATCATTATTACTGATGCAGATGGTCACATTGAATGGGTTAATCATGCCTTTACAAATATAACTGGATTTACATTAAATGAAATAATGGGGAATACCCCACGTATATTAAAATCTAATTTGCAAAGTAAAGAATTTTATAAAAATATGTGGAAACATATTTTAAATAATAATCATTGGCATGGAGAAATTTGGAATAAAAATAAAAAAGGTGAAATCTATCCCGAATGGTTAAACATAAACGCAATTAAAAATAACCAAATAACAACAAACTATGTTGGTATATTTAAAGATTTAAGTGAAAGAAAAATTATTGATCAAAAAATGCGTATATTGGCTCAAAAAGATGCCTTAACAGGATTATATAATCGTGTATATTTTACCGAAAATTTAAATCGAATTATCCAGAAAGAAAAGAAAGAAACCTCTGCAGTATTATTTATTGATTTAAATCGTTTTAAAGATATAAACGACTCTTTAGGGCATTATGCAGGGGATCAATTTTTAATTGAATTATCTAACAGATTTCAAAAATACTTTAATGGGAATAATTTAATTGCTCGTTATGGCGGAGATGAGTTTGTTATCTTATTAAAAGACTGTAAAGGGAAACAACACATCACAAGACACGCTAAAAAAATATTATCAATCATTAATAAACCATTTATTTTTGAAGGAAATTATATAAATACATCAGCTAGTTTAGGTATCGCAATATATCCGAAAGATGGTACAAATAGTGATGAATTAATCCAAAATGCTGATATTGCGATGTATGAAGCAAAAAATCATCTTGAGAAGAAAATTTTCTATTATTCTCCTAAAATGCGTGAATCAATTGATGAACGATTTAAAATTGCGAATTTATTACGTTCTGCTATTGAAAACAAAGCATATAACTTAATGTATGAACCAGTTTATGATGTTTATACCAATAAAGTCATAGCGGCTGATATGATGATTAAGTGGACAAATAGCCAACTAAATGCTTATTCAAAACAAAAATATATTCAAGTAGCTATTCAAACAGGTCTAATTAATTCAATCTTTTATTCTTTATTTGATGATATAGCTGCCAAATTATCAACATTAACATCCTTTAACCTTCCAATTTCCTTAAATATATCCATTGAACAGCTAGAACAAACACAATTTATTTCTCATATAAAAGAAACATTGAATAAATATAAACTTAATCCATCAAATATTGAATTTGAATTTACCGGTTATCATATGAAAGATTTCTCAAATCGGATTAATAAAAACTTTAATGATTTATTAAAAATGGGGTTCAATTTTACACTCGATAATTTTGGTCAGGATAGTGCTTGTCTTGCACAAATAAAAAAATATCATATTAGAAAAATAAAATTAGACAAAAGTTTAATAAAAAACATTGATAATGATACATTTAATTATGAGCTAATTCAATTATATCGAATCGTATCGAAGGAAATGAATATTTTATTAATCGCTAAAGGAGTTAATTTGGAAAAACAAGTTAATTCAATTAAAAATTTACAAATAGACGGTGGACAAGGGAAATACTATTCAAAACCACTTACATTTAATCAATTAAAAAAGTTATTAAATGAAAAAAGTTAA
- a CDS encoding capsular biosynthesis protein CpsB, protein MKFIDIHNHILPQIDDGAKTEQETLRFLKMADENHIEKLIVTPHFKVNMFENTREIIQKKVEDLNQIIHANDIKVKVYPGCEIFLTKNTSNLLNNQKLQTLNNSSYILVETHRLNDFWVLSLKEALYNLSVDGYKVILAHPERYDITYKNPNYIYELVKEGHYMQVNVNSLNNRHPNHKIVKKLLKHRLVHFIASDAHDLKHRPLILEAGYDFIKKQFDQKYADDLFYNNPLRVISNEDIKINDYQKIKTKSFKLF, encoded by the coding sequence ATGAAATTTATTGATATCCATAATCATATTTTACCTCAAATTGATGATGGTGCTAAAACAGAACAAGAAACGCTTCGATTCTTGAAGATGGCTGATGAAAATCATATTGAAAAATTAATTGTAACCCCACATTTCAAAGTAAATATGTTTGAGAATACTAGAGAGATTATTCAAAAAAAAGTAGAGGATCTTAATCAAATAATTCATGCAAATGATATTAAGGTTAAGGTTTACCCAGGGTGTGAAATATTCTTAACAAAAAACACTTCTAATTTATTAAATAATCAAAAACTTCAAACATTGAATAATTCTTCTTATATACTCGTTGAAACACACCGTTTAAATGACTTTTGGGTGTTAAGTTTAAAAGAAGCTTTATATAACCTTTCAGTAGATGGATATAAAGTCATTTTAGCGCATCCTGAACGGTATGATATTACCTATAAAAATCCTAATTATATTTATGAGTTAGTTAAAGAAGGACATTATATGCAGGTCAATGTTAATAGTCTAAATAATCGTCATCCGAATCATAAAATCGTGAAAAAATTATTAAAACATCGTTTAGTTCATTTTATCGCATCTGATGCGCATGATTTAAAACACCGTCCTTTAATTTTAGAAGCTGGATATGATTTTATTAAAAAACAATTTGACCAAAAGTATGCAGACGATTTATTTTATAATAATCCACTACGAGTCATTTCTAATGAAGATATTAAGATAAATGACTATCAAAAAATCAAAACTAAGAGTTTTAAACTATTTTAA
- a CDS encoding heparinase II/III family protein, translating to MQDINVVSLTNNVSLNQLKKLVIDIKSDKIALSPQLKSCRYKKTIWYNHHNRYFLYKLHSLTMISYLLTDYKLFKDDQSIEKALHLFYSWYEENYPRSHCNLSYHPHVIAERLLVESNLLSICKKLDLCILDDIFIEVMSSHMKMLSDDNIYKKQHLDGIDQDIALLTSAILYNQYYIKNACNSFIDQSIKRLSIQLDYFIDDDESSFLGESIQNAYRLFLRLNDLLTFINQFTELETFSNQIKVKQDHLYLFIYSFTQPGGILPPIGDSSYVTINQTLFLSYSHPYSNYFKSLFKEEKIDKHLVYRNIYYPKANLLITSDLDHQLFFYNAFYSTHHKHHDNLAFYLVYKGHPLFIDGGRYNYQTDNFFRQAINRSYAHNTICVDFQDYPIDKCQLNHCGIVNVVLEDCLTYACGIHTLYEGVILKRNILFVSNQLVLIDEIFAKEKHDYEIIFHLNPILKLKTKGYKDYYGFLNNELTFKINPIYSTMLLTPHYYYGDQNQYKGFMSQKLNQIEPTHTLIYHGKGKTELIVTQINLGRNEPSINVIANDKLIHIKIIEDTYTILRGRTYNEISKNDLLLNQKISTQKTLNKTINSFYSSI from the coding sequence ATGCAAGATATCAATGTAGTTAGTTTAACGAATAATGTTAGTTTAAATCAATTGAAGAAGCTAGTTATAGATATCAAAAGTGATAAAATAGCTTTAAGTCCACAGTTGAAATCATGTAGGTATAAAAAAACAATTTGGTATAATCATCATAATCGATATTTTCTTTATAAACTACATAGTTTAACGATGATAAGTTACTTGTTAACTGATTATAAATTATTTAAAGACGACCAAAGTATTGAAAAGGCACTTCATTTATTTTATTCATGGTATGAAGAAAATTACCCCAGAAGTCACTGTAATCTGAGTTATCATCCACATGTAATCGCTGAAAGATTACTTGTTGAATCTAATTTGTTGAGTATATGTAAAAAACTTGATTTATGTATATTAGATGATATATTTATTGAAGTGATGTCATCTCATATGAAAATGCTTAGTGATGATAATATCTATAAAAAGCAACATCTTGATGGTATAGATCAAGACATTGCTTTATTAACATCTGCAATTCTTTATAACCAATATTATATAAAGAATGCATGTAATTCTTTTATAGACCAATCTATCAAGCGTTTATCCATTCAACTTGATTATTTTATCGATGATGATGAATCTTCCTTTCTTGGAGAATCTATCCAAAATGCTTATCGTTTGTTTTTACGGTTAAATGATTTACTCACCTTTATCAACCAATTTACCGAATTAGAAACTTTTTCAAATCAAATAAAAGTGAAGCAGGATCATTTATATCTTTTTATTTATTCTTTTACACAACCTGGTGGAATTCTTCCTCCAATAGGGGATAGTTCGTATGTTACTATTAATCAAACGCTTTTTTTATCTTATTCGCATCCTTACAGTAACTATTTTAAATCACTATTTAAAGAAGAGAAAATTGATAAACATCTAGTTTATAGAAACATCTATTATCCAAAAGCAAATCTTTTAATCACAAGTGATTTAGATCATCAATTATTTTTTTATAATGCTTTTTATTCAACTCATCATAAACATCATGATAATTTAGCTTTTTACTTAGTTTATAAAGGACATCCATTATTTATTGATGGTGGTCGGTATAATTATCAAACTGACAATTTTTTCCGTCAAGCAATTAATAGAAGTTATGCACATAATACAATCTGTGTGGATTTTCAAGATTACCCTATTGATAAATGTCAACTTAATCACTGTGGTATCGTTAATGTGGTATTAGAAGACTGTCTAACATATGCCTGTGGTATTCATACTTTATATGAAGGAGTGATTCTAAAACGAAATATTTTATTTGTTTCTAATCAATTAGTATTAATTGATGAAATCTTCGCAAAAGAAAAGCATGATTATGAAATCATCTTTCATTTAAATCCAATCTTGAAATTAAAAACAAAAGGTTATAAGGACTATTATGGTTTCTTAAACAATGAACTCACTTTTAAAATAAATCCAATTTATAGTACCATGTTATTAACTCCACATTATTATTATGGAGATCAAAATCAATATAAAGGTTTTATGAGTCAGAAATTAAATCAGATTGAACCCACTCATACATTAATTTATCATGGGAAGGGTAAAACTGAATTAATAGTGACGCAAATTAATTTAGGAAGAAATGAACCCTCAATCAATGTTATTGCTAATGACAAACTCATTCATATCAAAATTATTGAAGATACGTATACAATCTTAAGAGGTAGAACTTACAATGAAATATCAAAAAATGATCTTCTATTAAATCAGAAAATATCAACTCAAAAAACTTTAAATAAAACAATAAATTCATTTTATTCATCAATTTAG